The proteins below come from a single Anguilla rostrata isolate EN2019 chromosome 3, ASM1855537v3, whole genome shotgun sequence genomic window:
- the LOC135249734 gene encoding cysteine-rich and transmembrane domain-containing protein 1-like encodes MNPEQPPPYPGPGPSAPGYPAQGYPAQGYPPNMEQPHPGAYPAYPAYPQGPGGPYPGPGQPPYQGYPAPPQPQFGWQNGPPPGPMYAEAPKNTVYVVEERRRDDVGDSCLTACMTALCCCCLWDMLT; translated from the exons aTGAATCCTGAACAGCCACCTCCGTATCCGGGCCCTGGCCCCTCCGCTCCAGGATACCCCGCCCAAGGATACCCTGCCCAAGGATACCCCCCAAACATGGAGCAGCCCCACCCTGGAGCCTACCCCGCCTACCCCGCTTACCCCCAAGGGCCTGGGGGGCCCTACCCCGGTCCGGGACAGCCCCCCTACCAGGGGTACCCCGCGCCCCCGCAGCCACAGTTCGGCTGGCAGAACGGGCCGCCACCCGGACCCATGTATGCGGAGGCCCCCAAaaacacag tgtacgTTGTTGAGGAGAGGAGGCGTGATGACGTGGGGGACTCCTGCCTGACTGCCTGCATGACTGCGCTCTGTTGCTGTTGCCTTTGGGACATGCTGACCTAa